The following are encoded together in the Bos indicus isolate NIAB-ARS_2022 breed Sahiwal x Tharparkar chromosome 29, NIAB-ARS_B.indTharparkar_mat_pri_1.0, whole genome shotgun sequence genome:
- the LOC109554446 gene encoding L-lactate dehydrogenase A chain, translated as MATLKDQLIQNLLKEEHVPQNKITIVGVGAVGMACAISILMKDLADEVALVDVMEDKLKGEMMDLQHGSLFLRTPKIVSGKDYNVTANSRLVIITAGARQQEGESRLNLVQRNVNIFKFIIPNIVKYSPNCKLLVVSNPVDILTYVAWKISGFPKNRVIGSGCNLDSARFRYLMGERLGVHPLSCHGWILGEHGDSSVPVWSGVNVAGVSLKNLHPELGTDADKEQWKAVHKQVVDSAYEVIKLKGYTSWAIGLSVADLAESIMKNLRRVHPISTMIKGLYGIKEDVFLSVPCILGQNGISDVVKVTLTHEEEACLKKSADTLWGIQKELQF; from the exons ATGGCAACTCTCAAGGATCAGCTGATTCAGAATCTTCTTAAGGAAGAACATGTCCCCCAGAATAAGATTACAATTGTTGGGGTTGGTGCTGTTGGCATGGCCTGTGCCATCAGTATCTTAATGAAG GACTTGGCAGATGAAGTTGCTCTTGTTGATGTCATGGAAGATAAACTGAAGGGAGAGATGATGGATCTCCAACATGGCAGCCTTTTCCTTAGAACACCAAAAATTGTCTCTGGCAAAG ACTATAATGTGACAGCAAACTCCAGGCTGGTTATTATCACAGCTGGGGCACGTCAGCAAGAGGGAGAGAGCCGTCTGAATTTGGTCCAGCGTAACGTGAACATCTTTAAATTCATCATTCCTAATATTGTAAAATACAGCCCAAATTGCAAGTTGCTTGTTGTTTCCAATCCAG TCGATATTTTGACCTATGTGGCTTGGAAGATAAGTGGCTTTCCCAAAAACCGTGTTATTGGAAGTGGTTGCAATCTGGATTCAGCTCGCTTCCGTTATCTCATGGGGGAGAGGCTGGGAGTTCACCCATTAAGCTGCCATGGGTGGATCCTTGGGGAGCATGGTGACTCTAGTG TGCCTGTATGGAGTGGAGTGAATGTTGCTGGTGTCTCCCTGAAGAATTTACACCCTGAATTAGGCACTGATGCAGATAAGGAACAGTGGAAAGCGGTTCACAAACAAGTGGTTGACAG TGCTTATGAGGTGATCAAACTGAAAGGCTACACATCCTGGGCCATTGGACTGTCAGTGGCCGATTTGGCAGAAAGTATAATGAAGAATCTTAGGCGGGTGCATCCGATTTCCACCATGATTAAG gGTCTCTATGGAATAAAAGAGGATGTCTTCCTTAGTGTTCCTTGCATCTTGGGACAGAATGGAATCTCAGACGTTGTGAAAGTGACTCTGACTCATGAAGAAGAGGCCTGTTTGAAGAAGAGTGCAGATACACTTTGGGGGATCCAGAAAGAACTGCAGTTTTAA